In Amphiura filiformis chromosome 1, Afil_fr2py, whole genome shotgun sequence, the following are encoded in one genomic region:
- the LOC140161477 gene encoding uncharacterized protein, translating to MDFNVKKCAVLAISRKRKPSHFQYSILVQPLTSVEQHDYLGISISNDLRWNSHCNNIIKKSNKTLGLLRRTLSPCSRDVKKKAYEALVRPRLEYAAAAWNPHTISLVNKLEQVQRAAARFVYADFRRTTSVTPMITSLGWDSLHVRRLVDQSVMFYKIHNQFVNIQFPPCVTPACYLSRNDHQLKYQVPTPSTEGFKFFFYPRSIRVWNHLPPSVVIQATPAAFKEAALVSIRGMIPPPGSKLL from the coding sequence ATGGACTTTAACGTCAAGAAGTGTGCGGTTCTTGCTATATCTCGCAAAAGAAAACCCAGTCATTTCCAATATTCCATTCTTGTGCAGCCACTCACCAGTGTAGAGCAACATGATTACCTAGGTATCTCCATCTCCAATGATCTTCGATGGAACTCCCACTGTAACAACATCATCAAGAAGTCTAACAAGACCCTGGGCCTGTTGCGGAGGACATTATCACCCTGTTCCAGAGATGTTAAGAAGAAAGCTTATGAGGCCCTGGTTCGTCCACGTTTAGAGTATGCTGCAGCAGCTTGGAATCCACATACAATATCCCTGGTGAACAAGCTAGAGCAAGTTCAGAGAGCTGCTGCACGCTTTGTTTATGCTGATTTTCGTCGGACGACCTCAGTTACACCTATGATTACCAGTCTTGGTTGGGACTCCCTACACGTAAGACGCCTGGTAGACCAGAGTGTGATGTTCTACAAAATCCACAACCAGTTTGTCAATATCCAGTTCCCTCCATGTGTTACCCCTGCATGCTACCTGTCTCGCAATGATCATCAATTGAAGTACCAGGTACCAACTCCATCTACCGAGGGTTTCAAGTTTTTCTTTTATCCACGCTCCATACGTGTTTGGAATCATCTTCCTCCATCAGTTGTGATCCAAGCAACCCCAGCTGCCTTCAAAGAAGCTGCCCTTGTGTCAATCAGGGGGATGATTCCGCCACCAGGCAGCAAACTCCTGTAA